DNA sequence from the Eubacterium sp. 1001713B170207_170306_E7 genome:
TTATCTGAGATCCAACGGACTGACTGTGGAGGAGGTGCCGGACTATGTGGGATAGCACGATGATCAGTATGATCTGGTGGGGTCTGCTCCAGACCCTGTACATGACCCTGGCATCAACCCTGATTTCCTATGTGCTGGGAATCCCGATGGGGGTTATTCTGGTGGCCTGTGACAAGGACGGCGTCAAGCCCCTGCCTGTTGTTCATAAAATTTTAGACATTATTGTTAATATTACCCGCTCCATTCCGTTTTTGATCCTGCTGATCGCGGTTATCCCGATTACGCGCTTCATTACCGGTACCACCATCGGCTCTAACGCGACCATTGTGCCGCTGGTTATGGCGGCCGCGCCGTTTATCGCGCGTATGGTGGAGTCCTCGCTCCGTGAGGTGGATAAGGGACTGATCGAGGCATCGCTTTCCATGGGAGCCAGCCCCTTCCAGGTAATCTGCAAGGTGCTTCTGCCGGAAGCCAAGCCTTCGCTGATCGTGGGCGCGGCCATTTCGACCACCACCATCCTGGGCTATTCGGCCATGGCTGGTATTGTGGGCGGCGGCGGCCTCGGCGATATCGCCATCCGTTACGGGTATTACCGTTACGAAAACGGCGTGATGATTGTGACTGTTGTACTGCTGGTTCTGGTGGTTCAGGTATTCCAGGAAATTGGGATGAAGATCGCTGAAAAGCAGGATAAGAGAAAATAATTTCCAGGAGGAAAAGAAAGATGAAATTTAAAAAAGTAGTGTCTGTACTGGTAGCGTTAGGCCTTGTAACGGTTATGGCCGCAGGCTGCAGCTCTTCCGGCGGGGGATCAGCCTCTGGCTCGGATGATAAAACCATCGTGGTGGGCGCATCGCCGACCCCCCATGCTGAAATTTTAAAGGCAGCGGAAAATGTTCTGAAGGAAAAAGGCTATACCCTTGAAATCAAGGAATTTACCGATTACGTACAGCCGAATATGACCCTTGAAAATAAAGAGCTG
Encoded proteins:
- a CDS encoding methionine ABC transporter permease: MWDSTMISMIWWGLLQTLYMTLASTLISYVLGIPMGVILVACDKDGVKPLPVVHKILDIIVNITRSIPFLILLIAVIPITRFITGTTIGSNATIVPLVMAAAPFIARMVESSLREVDKGLIEASLSMGASPFQVICKVLLPEAKPSLIVGAAISTTTILGYSAMAGIVGGGGLGDIAIRYGYYRYENGVMIVTVVLLVLVVQVFQEIGMKIAEKQDKRK